Proteins from one Fragaria vesca subsp. vesca linkage group LG6, FraVesHawaii_1.0, whole genome shotgun sequence genomic window:
- the LOC101304500 gene encoding uncharacterized protein LOC101304500: MGLRRHLWVKRTTSRQVFMPIAPYSVKPAFKLKVFSWFNDVKYPQGYAGNIARCVKVTEQKIHGLKSHDCHVLLQRLLLVVIRPYLHRDVVEPLVALSRFWQRLCIRELKKSDVVEMKSDIVYILCKLEKIFPPTFFSIMVHLMIHLPKQVLLTGPVHFTWMFPIERQLGGYKGFVKNRAKPEGSIANAYIAHECVTYCKSYLHNTDGTEGLDPARTPIFNLSIVSEDIRMFGNLPNSEVLREDELCEAHWWVLQHCDEVKEYRDAHLRLIQLKYQNRHEERHKKTFPVYFLKWVTRMQEHQEKDYSPQLHHLACMPQGHNVYTACVVNGVKFLTERPDQRRKTQNSGIMVVGKDNVAYYGIVVAVIELLYLAGMLVVLFKCRWFNTDPDFSRSTKMDHRLLSVNTSTSWYEHAPFVLAIQAKQVFYLDDPKAGGGWKVVNLMEHRSIFNTTTLQGGRVEQNIENVALEPYQEPLTADIPDTSIIHINNDIHFPQGEYIPISGLGFDFGSLPYIPSSDDFINDEDEDSDEIPKDDLEDPDYEDSD; the protein is encoded by the exons ATGGGCTTACGACGTCACTTATGGGTAAAAAGGACAACGTCAAGACAAGTGTTTATGCCTATTGCACCTTACTCGGTGAAGCCCGCTTTCAAGCTTAAAGTTTTCAGTTGGTTCAATGATGTTAAGTATCCTCAAGGATATGCAGGAAATATAGCTCGATGTGTTAAGGTGACGGAACAGAAGATACATGGATTGAAGAGTCATGACTGTCATGTTTTATTGCAACGTCTTCTTCTCGTGGTAATCAGACCATATCTGCATCGTGATGTGGTGGAGCCGTTAGTAGCCTTGTCTAGGTTTTGGCAGAGATTATGCATTAGAGAGCTGAAGAAGTCAGATGTTGTTGAAATGAAATCAGACATTGTATATATCCTATGTAAATTGGAGAAGATCTTTCCCCCGACTTTCTTTTCGATCATGGTTCACCTCATGATCCATCTTCCCAAACAAGTGCTTCTTACTGGTCCAGTACACTTTACTTGGATGTTTCCCATAGAAAG ACAACTTGGTGGGTATAAAGGTTTTGTTAAAAACAGAGCAAAGCCGGAAGGATCAATAGCTAACGCATACATTGCACATGAGTGTGTAACGTATTGCAAGTCATATCTCCATAATACAGACGGCACAGAAGGCCTCGACCCAGCAAGAACACCTATATTCAACCTCTCAATTGTCTCTGAAGATATAAGAATGTTTGGTAACTTACCTAATTCTGAAGTTTTAAGAGAAGATGAGTTATGTGAGGCTCATTGGTGGGTACTGCAACACTGTGACGAAGTCAAGGAATATAGAGATGCTCATTTGAGACTTATTCAACTGAAGTATCAGAATAGGCATGAAGAGAGGCATAAGAAAACATTTCCTGTCTATTTCCTAAAATGG GTGACGAGGATGCAAGAACATCAAGAGAAGGATTACTCTCCGCAGTTGCATCATTTGGCGTGTATGCCACAAGGACATAATGTTTATACGGCTTGTGTAGTCAACGGTGTTAAGTTCCTTACAGAACGACCAGATCAACGTCGGAAGACACAGAACAGTGGCATCATGGTAGTGGGTAAGGATAATGTTGCATACTATGGAATTGTTGTTGCCGTCATCGAACTACTATATCTAGCAGGTATGCTAGTTGTGTTGTTCAAGTGTAGATGGTTCAATACTGACCCAGATTTTTCGAGGAGTACGAAGATGGATCACCGGCTATTATCAGTGAATACATCCACAAGCTGGTATGAGCATGCCCCGTTTGTGCTTGCCATTCAAGCAAAACAAGTGTTTTATCTTGATGATCCGAAAGCTGGTGGGGGTTGGAAAGTAGTTAACTTGATGGAGCATAGAAGTATCTTTAACACAACCACACTTCAAGGGGGCCGGGTAGAACAAAACATTGAGAATGTGGCTCTTGAACCATATCAAGAGCCTTTAACTGCTGACATCCCCGACACAAGCATTATTCACATCAACAACGACATCCACTTCCCACAAGGAGAGTACATTCCAATTTCAGGTTTAGGGTTCGATTTTGGTTCACTGCCGTACATCCCATCTAGTGACGACTTCATTAACGATGAAGATGAAGATTCAGATGAAATTCCTAAGGATGATCTAGAAGATCCGGATTACGAGGATAGCGATTGA